From Glycine max cultivar Williams 82 chromosome 11, Glycine_max_v4.0, whole genome shotgun sequence, the proteins below share one genomic window:
- the LOC100817330 gene encoding protein SEMI-ROLLED LEAF 2 isoform X3, whose protein sequence is MPLFAGSLLEIIRTLLEQTRTDEIRILGCNALFEFLDCQTDGTYMFNLEGFIPKLCQLAQEVGEDERTLRLRSAGLQALSYMVRFIGEHSHLSMDLDEIISVTLENYPSLQSNSKRVMEDKLNLESLDLLVQGFPKLEDPSTDITKKDPLLLKAVTGTEIDYVLNTAKDPTYWSKVCLYHMVKLAREATTLRRVLEPLFHYFDTENQWSSEKGVADHVLMYLQSLLAESGDNSCLLLSILVKHLDHKNVAKQPILQINIINTTTKLAQNLKQQASVAILGAISDLIKHLRKCLQNSAEASSTGNDGLKLNTELQFALEMCILHLSKKVGDVGPILDLMAVVLENISSTAIIAGTTISAVYQTAKLIMSIPNVSYHKKAFPDALFHQLLLAMAHPDHETRVGAHSIFSLVLMPSPFSPQLDQKTNISQKVPSESFSIQHESFLGAEQINGKSMEGKAVFSVSGKYAVHPYHGHILSGALTDGQHELSSFRLSSHQVSLLLSSIWVQATSLDSGPANFEAMAHTYSIALLFTRSKTSSYMALVRCFQLAFSLMSLSLDQEGGLQPSRRRSLFTMASYMLIFSARAGNFPELIQKVKAFLTETTVDPFLELIDDVRLQAVYREPENIIYGSQEDDVSAMKTLSAVKLDDKQLKETVISCFLTKFSKLSEDELSSIKKQLVQGFSPDDAYPLGPPLFMETPGKSSPLAQIEFPDFDEIVAPLALMDEETQPEPSGSQSDRKSSLSSNSPDILSVNQLLQSVLETARQVASFPISSTPVPYDQMKNQCEALVTGKQQKMSILHSFKHQQETRALVLSSENETKVSPLPIKTLDYSEGDLKLVSQQPIQAQYQVRLCSYDFGQQHSLKLPPASPFDKFLKAAGC, encoded by the exons AT GCCACTTTTTGCTGGTAGTTTATTAGAGATCATTCGGACTCTTCTAGAACAAACCCGAACAGATGAAATCAGGATCTTAGGCTGCAACGCTCTTTTTGAGTTTTTAGATTGCCAG acagaTGGTACATACATGTTCAACTTAGAGGGTTTTATTCCTAAACTATGTCAACTGGCTCAAGAAGTGGGGGAAGACGAACGAACTCTGCGGCTACGTTCAGCTGGACTACAAGCTCTATCATATATG GTGCGTTTCATTGGTGAGCATTCCCATCTTTCCATGGATTTGGATGAA ATTATATCAGTGACTTTGGAGAATTACCCAAGTCTCCAATCTAACTCCAAACGTGTCATGGAAGATAAACTGAATTTAGAGTCCCTGGACCTGTTAGTACAGGGATTTCCCAAATTAGAAGACCCTTCAACAGATATCACTAAGAAGGATCCTTTGTTGCTGAAAGCTGTGACTGGAACTGAGATAGACTATGTGTT GAATACTGCTAAAGATCCTACATATTGGTCAAAGGTTTGCTTGTATCATATGGTCAAATTGGCAAGGGAAGCTACAACATTACGGCGTGTCCTAGAGCCTCTTTTTCACTATTTTGATACTGAAAATCAATGGTCTTCTGAAAAAGGAGTTGCTGATCATGTTTTGATGTACTTACAATCTCTTTTAGCAGAATCAG GAGATAACTCCTGTCTTCTTTTGTCCATTTTGGTCAAGCACTTGGATCATAAGAATGTTGCTAAGCAGCCTATCCTTCAGATTAATATCATTAACACTACAACAAAACTTGCACAAAATTTGAAGCAACAGGCTTCAGTTGCAATACTCGGTGCAATATCTGATCTCATTAAACATTTAAGGAAGTGTCTGCAAAATTCGGCTGAAGCTTCCAGCACTGGAAATGATGGGCTTAAGCTGAATACTGAACTCCAATTTGCCTTGGAAATGTGTATATTACATCTTTCCAAAAAG GTTGGGGATGTCGGACCCATTCTTGATTTGATGGCTGTGGTGTTAGAGAATATCTCAAGTACAGCCATCATAGCAGGAACAACAATCTCTGCTGTTTATCAAACTGCAAAGTTAATCATGTCCATTCCTAATGTATCATATCACAAAAAG GCTTTCCCTGATGCTTTGTTTCATCAATTGCTCCTGGCGATGGCTCATCCTGACCATGAAACACGAGTTGGAGCACACAGCATCTTTTCTTTAGTACTTATGCCATCTCCATTTTCTCCCCAGTTAgaccaaaaaacaaatatttctcAGAAGGTACCAAGCGAAAGCTTCTCCATTCAGCATGAAAGCTTTTTGGGAGCAGAACAGATCAATGGGAAATCTATGGAAGGAAAGGCAGTATTTAGTGTTAGTGGGAAATATGCAGTTCATCCATATCATGGCCACATCCTTTCTGGTGCTCTAACTGATGGACAACAT GAGCTAAGTTCTTTTCGGTTAAGCAGTCACCAAGTGAGTCTCTTGCTTTCTTCAATCTGGGTTCAAGCAACATCTTTGGACAGTGGCCCTGCAAATTTTGAGGCAATGGCTCACACTTATAGCATTGCTTTATTGTTCACTCGTTCAAAG ACATCCAGTTACATGGCTTTAGTAAGATGTTTCCAACTGGCATTTTCCCTCATGAGCCTCTCTCTGGACCAAGAAG GAGGTTTACAACCATCTCGCAGGAGATCTCTTTTTACTATGGCATCATACATGCTTATATTCTCAGCCAGGGCAGGCAATTTCCCCGAGCTAATTCAGAAAGTTAAAGCATTCCTGACCGAGACAACT GTAGATCCTTTTCTTGAGTTGATCGATGATGTCAGGCTGCAGGCTGTTTATAGAGAACCGGAGAACATAATTTATGGATCTCAAGAAGATGATGTGTCAGCTATGAAGACACTGTCAGCAGTAAAATTGGATGACAAGCAGTTGAAAGAGACTGTAATATCATGCTTCTTGACTAAATTTTCTAAATTATCAGAG GATGAGTTGTCAAGCATAAAGAAGCAACTTGTGCAGGGGTTTTCTCCTGATGATGCATATCCCCTGGGGCCTCCATTGTTTATGGAGACACCAGGGAAGTCTTCTCCACTTGCTCAGATTGAGTTCCCTGATTTTGACGAG ATTGTGGCTCCATTAGCTTTGATGGATGAAGAGACCCAGCCCGAACCAAGTGGAAGTCAGTCAGATCGTAAATCATCACTATCTAGCAATAGCCCGGACATTCTAAGTGTTAATCAACTCTTACAATCG GTTTTGGAAACCGCACGACAAGTGGCAAGTTTCCCCATTTCCTCAACTCCTGTACCTTATGATCAAATGAAGAACCAGTGTGAGGCACTTGTAACAGGGAAACAACAGAAAATGTCAATTCTTCACAGTTTCAAGCACCAGCAGGAGACTAGGGCACTAGTTCTTTCAAGTGAAAATGAAACGAAAGTTTCCCCTCTGCCAATTAag ACACTGGATTATTCAGAAGGTGATCTGAAGTTAGTGAGTCAGCAGCCAATTCAAGCACAATATCAAGTTCGCCTATGTTCATATGACTTTGGACAGCAACATTCTTTGAAACTACCACCTGCAAGCCCCTTTGATAAATTCTTGAAAGCTGCTGGATGTTAA
- the LOC100782053 gene encoding LOW QUALITY PROTEIN: tetrapyrrole-binding protein, chloroplastic (The sequence of the model RefSeq protein was modified relative to this genomic sequence to represent the inferred CDS: deleted 1 base in 1 codon) produces the protein MFQTKMATNSLHYSIQHHHHSLTKRHHPSDTPPHTSLFLKHPTPPIHPNITISHTPSNSHITYSLSQTTSSSTTSPTTPSFDLLRHHLSNKNFELADEETRRLLIVLAGEAAQKRGYVFFSEVKFISEGGLRAIDSLWREYSGGKFGYSVQKKLLEKANGDFTKFFIKVGWMKKLDTEMEQYNYRSFPTEFIWELNDDTPEGHLPLTNALRGTQLLNNVLKHPAFDVVDDKEEKEKDGENKENGGAISATGLKDNGSSSKRIFKTDYSF, from the exons ATGTTCCAAACTAAAATGGCAACTAACTCTCTCCATTACTCCATCCAACACCACCACCATTCCCTCACCAAACGCCATCACCCTTCAGACACCCCACCCCACACATCACTTTTCCTCAAACACCCTACACCCCCTATACACCCCAACATCACTATCTCCCACACTCCTTCAAACTCACACATCACTTACTCCCTCTCTCAAACCacctcttcctccaccacctccCCAACCACCCCTTCCTTTGACCTCCTCCGCCACCACCTCTCCAACAAAAACTTCGAATTGGCCGATGAGGAGACGCGCCGTCTCCTTATCGTCCTAGCTGGCGAAGCCGCGCAGAAGCGTGGCTACGTCTTTTTCTCGGAGGTGAAGTTCATCTCTGAGGGTGGCCTGCGGGCCATAGACTCCCTCTGGAGGGAGTACAGTGGCGGGAAATTCGGGTACAGCGTGCAGAAGAAGCTACTGGAGAAGGCCAATGGGGACTTCACCAAGTTCTTCATCAAGGTTGGGTGGATGAAGAAGCTTGACACTGAGATGGAGCAATACAACTACAGGTCCTTCCCCACTGAGTTCATCTGGGAGCTCAATGATGACACCCCAGAGGGGCATTTGCCTCTCACC AACGCTCTCAGAGGGACACAGTTGCTCAACAACGTTCTCAAACACCCAGCTTTTGATGTAGTTGatgacaaagaagaaaaagaaaaagatggtgAGAACAAGGAAAATGGAGGAGCAATCTCTGCCACAGGATTAAAGGATAATGGTTCTTCTTCAAAGAGGATCTTCAAAACGGACTATAGCTTCTGA
- the LOC100782588 gene encoding uncharacterized protein isoform X1, with product MEVSASASRRRNNSICIKISLLILVIFHFSSTITAIRKDVGFQIIHPCKTTVQGRYLLSDDNGYVCNAASVNSRSRCCPQRGEKFSCHGCNLLSQCCNSYEYCVSCCLNPALISKEQVLKMKVAKPTTARTYSSVFDYCAGRCRHSSESVVHENAYISDFHHCFSLSSNSSAGKNSTLTEARLSGINVVVGRQGESCNSVCKSRGQSCVPNKLVVLNSCDIIQKYMSCKGSCLASVGADQPAEVVYDAPVHLNPGSCLYTETQSILSCDGLHQHTRRLCPCA from the exons ATGGAAGTGTCTGCATCAGCATCAAGGAGGAGGAACAACAGCATATGCATAAAAATCTCGTTGCTTATTCTCGTAATCTTTCACTTTTCATCCACAATCACTGCTATCAGGAAAGATGTTGGCTTTCAAATCATTCATCCCTGCAAAACCACCGTTCAAGGAAGATACCTCCTTTCAGATGATAACG GTTATGTGTGTAATGCCGCGTCTGTTAATTCACGCTCTCGATGCTGCCCTCAAAGAGGGGAGAAATTCTCTTGCCA TGGATGCAACCTTCTTTCACAATGTTGCAACTCTTATGAATATTGTGTTTCCTGCTGCCTCAATCCTGCTTTA ATAAGTAAGGAACAAGTGCTGAAGATGAAGGTTGCCAAGCCTACTACTGCGA GGacttattcaagtgtttttgacTACTGTGCTGGGAGATGCCGTCATAGTTCTGAGAGTGTG GTCCATGAAAATGCTTATATTAGTGACTTCCACCACTGCTTTTCTCTGTCATCAAATTCTTCTG CAGGGAAAAATAGTACTCTCACAGAAGCAAGACTGAGTGGCATCAATGTTGTTGTTGGGAG GCAAGGTGAATCATGTAATTCAGTTTGCAAATCAAGAGGACAATCATGTGTCCCAAATAAACTTGTGGTGCTTAATAGTTGTGACAT TATTCAGAAATATATGAGCTGCAAGGGATCTTGCTTGGCAAGTGTCGGAGCTGATCAACCTGCTGAAGTTGTTTATGATGCCCCAGTGCATCTG AATCCAGGATCATGTTTGTACACTGAAACACAGTCTATACTTTCTTGTGATGGTTTACATCAGCACACAAGAAGACTGTGCCCCTGTGCATAG
- the LOC100782588 gene encoding uncharacterized protein isoform X2, with amino-acid sequence MEVSASASRRRNNSICIKISLLILVIFHFSSTITAIRKDVGFQIIHPCKTTVQGRYLLSDDNGYVCNAASVNSRSRCCPQRGEKFSCHGCNLLSQCCNSYEYCVSCCLNPALISKEQVLKMKVAKPTTARTYSSVFDYCAGRCRHSSESVVHENAYISDFHHCFSLSSNSSGKNSTLTEARLSGINVVVGRQGESCNSVCKSRGQSCVPNKLVVLNSCDIIQKYMSCKGSCLASVGADQPAEVVYDAPVHLNPGSCLYTETQSILSCDGLHQHTRRLCPCA; translated from the exons ATGGAAGTGTCTGCATCAGCATCAAGGAGGAGGAACAACAGCATATGCATAAAAATCTCGTTGCTTATTCTCGTAATCTTTCACTTTTCATCCACAATCACTGCTATCAGGAAAGATGTTGGCTTTCAAATCATTCATCCCTGCAAAACCACCGTTCAAGGAAGATACCTCCTTTCAGATGATAACG GTTATGTGTGTAATGCCGCGTCTGTTAATTCACGCTCTCGATGCTGCCCTCAAAGAGGGGAGAAATTCTCTTGCCA TGGATGCAACCTTCTTTCACAATGTTGCAACTCTTATGAATATTGTGTTTCCTGCTGCCTCAATCCTGCTTTA ATAAGTAAGGAACAAGTGCTGAAGATGAAGGTTGCCAAGCCTACTACTGCGA GGacttattcaagtgtttttgacTACTGTGCTGGGAGATGCCGTCATAGTTCTGAGAGTGTG GTCCATGAAAATGCTTATATTAGTGACTTCCACCACTGCTTTTCTCTGTCATCAAATTCTTCTG GGAAAAATAGTACTCTCACAGAAGCAAGACTGAGTGGCATCAATGTTGTTGTTGGGAG GCAAGGTGAATCATGTAATTCAGTTTGCAAATCAAGAGGACAATCATGTGTCCCAAATAAACTTGTGGTGCTTAATAGTTGTGACAT TATTCAGAAATATATGAGCTGCAAGGGATCTTGCTTGGCAAGTGTCGGAGCTGATCAACCTGCTGAAGTTGTTTATGATGCCCCAGTGCATCTG AATCCAGGATCATGTTTGTACACTGAAACACAGTCTATACTTTCTTGTGATGGTTTACATCAGCACACAAGAAGACTGTGCCCCTGTGCATAG
- the LOC100817330 gene encoding protein SEMI-ROLLED LEAF 2 isoform X1 — MGVMSRQVVPVCGNLCCVCPALRASSRQPVKRYKKLLADIFPRNQEAELNDRKIGKLCDYASKNPLRIPKITDNLEQICYKDLRYETFGSVKVVLCIYRKFLSSCKEQMPLFAGSLLEIIRTLLEQTRTDEIRILGCNALFEFLDCQTDGTYMFNLEGFIPKLCQLAQEVGEDERTLRLRSAGLQALSYMVRFIGEHSHLSMDLDEIISVTLENYPSLQSNSKRVMEDKLNLESLDLLVQGFPKLEDPSTDITKKDPLLLKAVTGTEIDYVLNTAKDPTYWSKVCLYHMVKLAREATTLRRVLEPLFHYFDTENQWSSEKGVADHVLMYLQSLLAESGDNSCLLLSILVKHLDHKNVAKQPILQINIINTTTKLAQNLKQQASVAILGAISDLIKHLRKCLQNSAEASSTGNDGLKLNTELQFALEMCILHLSKKVGDVGPILDLMAVVLENISSTAIIAGTTISAVYQTAKLIMSIPNVSYHKKAFPDALFHQLLLAMAHPDHETRVGAHSIFSLVLMPSPFSPQLDQKTNISQKVPSESFSIQHESFLGAEQINGKSMEGKAVFSVSGKYAVHPYHGHILSGALTDGQHELSSFRLSSHQVSLLLSSIWVQATSLDSGPANFEAMAHTYSIALLFTRSKTSSYMALVRCFQLAFSLMSLSLDQEGGLQPSRRRSLFTMASYMLIFSARAGNFPELIQKVKAFLTETTVDPFLELIDDVRLQAVYREPENIIYGSQEDDVSAMKTLSAVKLDDKQLKETVISCFLTKFSKLSEDELSSIKKQLVQGFSPDDAYPLGPPLFMETPGKSSPLAQIEFPDFDEIVAPLALMDEETQPEPSGSQSDRKSSLSSNSPDILSVNQLLQSVLETARQVASFPISSTPVPYDQMKNQCEALVTGKQQKMSILHSFKHQQETRALVLSSENETKVSPLPIKTLDYSEGDLKLVSQQPIQAQYQVRLCSYDFGQQHSLKLPPASPFDKFLKAAGC; from the exons ATGGGGGTTATGTCCAGGCAGGTTGTGCCTGTCTGTGGCAACCTCTGTTGCGTCTGTCCTGCTCTGCGGGCAAGCTCCAGACAACCGGTGAAGCGTTATAAGAAGTTGCTAGCTGATATTTTCCCACGCAATCAG GAGGCTGAACTTAATGATAGAAAAATTGGAAAACTATGTGACTATGCTTCTAAGAACCCCCTAAGAATTCCCAAG ATTACTGATAACTTGGAGCAAATATGTTACAAAGATTTGCGTTATGAAACCTTTGGCTCAGTGAAAGTTGTCTTGTGCATATACAGGAAATTCTTATCGTCATGTAAGGAGCAGAT GCCACTTTTTGCTGGTAGTTTATTAGAGATCATTCGGACTCTTCTAGAACAAACCCGAACAGATGAAATCAGGATCTTAGGCTGCAACGCTCTTTTTGAGTTTTTAGATTGCCAG acagaTGGTACATACATGTTCAACTTAGAGGGTTTTATTCCTAAACTATGTCAACTGGCTCAAGAAGTGGGGGAAGACGAACGAACTCTGCGGCTACGTTCAGCTGGACTACAAGCTCTATCATATATG GTGCGTTTCATTGGTGAGCATTCCCATCTTTCCATGGATTTGGATGAA ATTATATCAGTGACTTTGGAGAATTACCCAAGTCTCCAATCTAACTCCAAACGTGTCATGGAAGATAAACTGAATTTAGAGTCCCTGGACCTGTTAGTACAGGGATTTCCCAAATTAGAAGACCCTTCAACAGATATCACTAAGAAGGATCCTTTGTTGCTGAAAGCTGTGACTGGAACTGAGATAGACTATGTGTT GAATACTGCTAAAGATCCTACATATTGGTCAAAGGTTTGCTTGTATCATATGGTCAAATTGGCAAGGGAAGCTACAACATTACGGCGTGTCCTAGAGCCTCTTTTTCACTATTTTGATACTGAAAATCAATGGTCTTCTGAAAAAGGAGTTGCTGATCATGTTTTGATGTACTTACAATCTCTTTTAGCAGAATCAG GAGATAACTCCTGTCTTCTTTTGTCCATTTTGGTCAAGCACTTGGATCATAAGAATGTTGCTAAGCAGCCTATCCTTCAGATTAATATCATTAACACTACAACAAAACTTGCACAAAATTTGAAGCAACAGGCTTCAGTTGCAATACTCGGTGCAATATCTGATCTCATTAAACATTTAAGGAAGTGTCTGCAAAATTCGGCTGAAGCTTCCAGCACTGGAAATGATGGGCTTAAGCTGAATACTGAACTCCAATTTGCCTTGGAAATGTGTATATTACATCTTTCCAAAAAG GTTGGGGATGTCGGACCCATTCTTGATTTGATGGCTGTGGTGTTAGAGAATATCTCAAGTACAGCCATCATAGCAGGAACAACAATCTCTGCTGTTTATCAAACTGCAAAGTTAATCATGTCCATTCCTAATGTATCATATCACAAAAAG GCTTTCCCTGATGCTTTGTTTCATCAATTGCTCCTGGCGATGGCTCATCCTGACCATGAAACACGAGTTGGAGCACACAGCATCTTTTCTTTAGTACTTATGCCATCTCCATTTTCTCCCCAGTTAgaccaaaaaacaaatatttctcAGAAGGTACCAAGCGAAAGCTTCTCCATTCAGCATGAAAGCTTTTTGGGAGCAGAACAGATCAATGGGAAATCTATGGAAGGAAAGGCAGTATTTAGTGTTAGTGGGAAATATGCAGTTCATCCATATCATGGCCACATCCTTTCTGGTGCTCTAACTGATGGACAACAT GAGCTAAGTTCTTTTCGGTTAAGCAGTCACCAAGTGAGTCTCTTGCTTTCTTCAATCTGGGTTCAAGCAACATCTTTGGACAGTGGCCCTGCAAATTTTGAGGCAATGGCTCACACTTATAGCATTGCTTTATTGTTCACTCGTTCAAAG ACATCCAGTTACATGGCTTTAGTAAGATGTTTCCAACTGGCATTTTCCCTCATGAGCCTCTCTCTGGACCAAGAAG GAGGTTTACAACCATCTCGCAGGAGATCTCTTTTTACTATGGCATCATACATGCTTATATTCTCAGCCAGGGCAGGCAATTTCCCCGAGCTAATTCAGAAAGTTAAAGCATTCCTGACCGAGACAACT GTAGATCCTTTTCTTGAGTTGATCGATGATGTCAGGCTGCAGGCTGTTTATAGAGAACCGGAGAACATAATTTATGGATCTCAAGAAGATGATGTGTCAGCTATGAAGACACTGTCAGCAGTAAAATTGGATGACAAGCAGTTGAAAGAGACTGTAATATCATGCTTCTTGACTAAATTTTCTAAATTATCAGAG GATGAGTTGTCAAGCATAAAGAAGCAACTTGTGCAGGGGTTTTCTCCTGATGATGCATATCCCCTGGGGCCTCCATTGTTTATGGAGACACCAGGGAAGTCTTCTCCACTTGCTCAGATTGAGTTCCCTGATTTTGACGAG ATTGTGGCTCCATTAGCTTTGATGGATGAAGAGACCCAGCCCGAACCAAGTGGAAGTCAGTCAGATCGTAAATCATCACTATCTAGCAATAGCCCGGACATTCTAAGTGTTAATCAACTCTTACAATCG GTTTTGGAAACCGCACGACAAGTGGCAAGTTTCCCCATTTCCTCAACTCCTGTACCTTATGATCAAATGAAGAACCAGTGTGAGGCACTTGTAACAGGGAAACAACAGAAAATGTCAATTCTTCACAGTTTCAAGCACCAGCAGGAGACTAGGGCACTAGTTCTTTCAAGTGAAAATGAAACGAAAGTTTCCCCTCTGCCAATTAag ACACTGGATTATTCAGAAGGTGATCTGAAGTTAGTGAGTCAGCAGCCAATTCAAGCACAATATCAAGTTCGCCTATGTTCATATGACTTTGGACAGCAACATTCTTTGAAACTACCACCTGCAAGCCCCTTTGATAAATTCTTGAAAGCTGCTGGATGTTAA